Proteins encoded in a region of the Pseudomonas denitrificans (nom. rej.) genome:
- the phoU gene encoding phosphate signaling complex protein PhoU, with amino-acid sequence MINKESLTHHISQQFNAELEDVRSHLLAMGGLVEKQVNDAVNALIDADSGLAQQVREIDDQINQMERNIDEECLRILARRQPAASDLRLIISISKSVIDLERIGDEASKIARRAIQLCEEGESPRGYVEVRHIGNQVRKMVQEALDAFARFDADLALSVAQYDKTVDREYKTALRELVTYMMEDPRAISRVLNVIWALRSLERIGDHARNIAELVIYLVRGTDVRHIGLTRMKEEVQGTAGKADKAE; translated from the coding sequence ATGATCAACAAAGAAAGCCTCACCCACCACATCTCGCAGCAGTTCAATGCCGAACTGGAAGATGTGCGCAGCCACCTGCTGGCCATGGGCGGCCTGGTGGAGAAGCAGGTCAACGACGCGGTCAACGCGCTGATCGACGCCGACTCGGGCCTGGCCCAGCAGGTGCGCGAGATCGACGACCAGATCAACCAGATGGAGCGCAACATCGACGAGGAATGCCTGCGCATCCTCGCCCGCCGCCAGCCGGCTGCCTCCGACCTGCGCCTGATCATCAGCATCTCCAAGTCGGTGATCGACCTCGAGCGCATCGGCGACGAAGCCTCGAAGATCGCCCGCCGCGCCATCCAGCTGTGCGAGGAAGGCGAGTCGCCGCGCGGCTACGTCGAGGTGCGCCACATCGGCAACCAGGTGCGCAAGATGGTGCAGGAGGCGCTGGACGCCTTCGCCCGTTTCGACGCCGACCTCGCACTGTCGGTTGCGCAGTACGACAAGACCGTCGACCGCGAATACAAGACCGCCCTGCGCGAGCTGGTCACCTACATGATGGAAGACCCGCGGGCCATCTCCCGCGTGCTCAACGTCATCTGGGCGCTGCGTTCGCTGGAGCGCATCGGCGACCACGCGCGCAACATCGCCGAACTGGTGATCTACCTGGTGCGCGGCACCGACGTCCGCCACATCGGCCTGACCCGCATGAAGGAAGAGGTGCAGGGCACCGCTGGCAAGGCCGACAAGGCCGAATAA
- the phoB gene encoding phosphate regulon transcriptional regulator PhoB: MVGKTILIVDDEAPIREMIAVALEMAGYECLEADSAQTAHAVIVDRKPDLILLDWMLPGTSGIELARRLKRDELTSAIPIIMLTAKGEEDNKIQGLEVGADDYITKPFSPRELVARLKAVLRRTGAGDSETPIEVGGLMLDPISHRVTIDGKPAEMGPTEYRLLQFFMTHQERAYTRGQLLDQVWGGNVYVEERTVDVHIRRLRKALGEVYENLVQTVRGTGYRFSTKS, translated from the coding sequence ATGGTTGGCAAGACAATCCTCATCGTCGATGACGAAGCTCCGATCCGGGAAATGATCGCCGTGGCCCTGGAGATGGCCGGCTACGAATGTCTGGAGGCCGACAGCGCCCAGACGGCTCACGCGGTGATCGTCGATCGCAAGCCGGACCTGATCCTGCTCGACTGGATGCTCCCGGGCACCTCCGGCATCGAACTGGCCCGCCGCCTCAAGCGCGACGAGCTGACCTCGGCCATCCCGATCATCATGCTCACCGCCAAGGGCGAAGAGGACAACAAGATCCAGGGTCTGGAAGTCGGCGCGGATGACTACATCACCAAGCCCTTCTCCCCGCGCGAACTGGTTGCCCGCCTGAAGGCCGTGCTGCGCCGCACTGGTGCCGGCGACAGCGAGACGCCGATCGAAGTCGGCGGCCTGATGCTCGATCCGATCAGCCACCGCGTGACCATCGACGGCAAGCCCGCCGAGATGGGCCCCACCGAATACCGTCTGCTGCAGTTCTTCATGACCCACCAGGAGCGCGCCTACACCCGTGGCCAACTGCTGGACCAGGTCTGGGGCGGCAACGTCTACGTCGAGGAGCGCACCGTCGACGTGCACATCCGCCGTCTGCGCAAGGCCCTGGGCGAGGTATACGAAAATCTGGTTCAGACCGTGCGCGGCACCGGGTATCGTTTCTCGACCAAAAGCTGA
- a CDS encoding peptidoglycan DD-metalloendopeptidase family protein — translation MLGRSILLCGLLAASGTASAVTIYKYTDANGVVTYTDKAVAGAAVFVFRDRMVEHLEEQVKLETKKHAGGETLQVRNDLYAPVEVELSVTGVQNAVGAPERPIRWVLPPRSSIRLATLAPLDPARPLRYKPKLRYALGDPRLTPLSYQYALPWTGGPFRLTQGANGRYSHFTPKGRYAMDIAMPVGTPIIAARGGTVVKVENGQSGRGKNPSGNFVRILHDDGTMGVYLHLMRGSVLVREGQRVGTGTPLAQSGNTGNSSGPHLHFVVQRNVGLALESIPYDFSQPVDTLPNFAVVKGN, via the coding sequence ATGCTAGGGCGCAGTATCCTCCTGTGCGGTCTTCTGGCCGCATCCGGGACGGCTTCGGCCGTGACCATCTACAAGTACACCGACGCCAATGGCGTGGTCACCTACACGGACAAGGCCGTGGCGGGTGCGGCTGTCTTCGTTTTCCGCGATCGCATGGTCGAGCACCTGGAAGAACAGGTGAAGCTGGAGACGAAGAAGCACGCCGGCGGCGAGACCCTGCAGGTGCGCAACGACCTGTACGCACCGGTGGAAGTCGAGCTGAGCGTGACCGGTGTGCAGAACGCCGTGGGCGCGCCGGAGCGGCCGATCCGCTGGGTGCTGCCGCCGCGCAGCTCGATTCGCCTCGCCACCCTGGCGCCGCTCGATCCCGCCAGGCCGCTGCGCTACAAGCCCAAGCTGCGCTATGCGCTGGGCGATCCGCGACTGACGCCGTTGTCCTACCAGTACGCGCTGCCATGGACCGGCGGGCCGTTCCGCCTGACCCAGGGCGCCAATGGCCGCTACAGCCACTTCACGCCCAAGGGCCGCTACGCCATGGATATCGCCATGCCGGTAGGCACGCCGATCATCGCGGCGCGCGGCGGTACCGTGGTGAAGGTCGAGAACGGCCAGAGCGGGCGCGGCAAGAACCCCTCCGGCAACTTCGTGCGGATACTGCATGACGACGGCACCATGGGTGTGTACCTGCACCTGATGCGCGGCTCGGTGCTGGTGCGCGAGGGCCAGCGCGTCGGTACCGGCACGCCGCTGGCGCAGTCGGGCAACACCGGCAACAGCAGCGGCCCGCACCTGCACTTCGTGGTGCAGCGCAACGTCGGTCTGGCGCTGGAGTCGATTCCCTACGACTTCTCCCAGCCGGTGGATACGCTGCCGAATTTCGCGGTGGTGAAGGGCAACTGA
- a CDS encoding response regulator, with protein sequence MGKVSVLVVDDAPFIRDLVKKGLRDHFPGLQIEEAVNGRKAQQFLARQAVDLILCDWEMPELSGIELLTWCREQDHLKTTPFIMVTSRGDKDNVVQAIQAGVSDFIGKPFSNDQLVSKVKKALSRAGKLEALAAQAPQRSLVGSMPNDSLAALTGGKAEVVRPAAAPAAPRPAAPAAAAPAARSGAKGQQGQLRLPSASLPCVIKALSLKEALLVVKRGTPLPQVLESAVLDLEEDSDVARLNGYLHAVAALEPKPDSEWLQLTFRFVDRDPQKLDYLSRLIARGSSQKHYVPGA encoded by the coding sequence ATGGGCAAGGTCAGTGTGCTGGTCGTGGATGACGCTCCGTTCATCCGTGACCTGGTGAAGAAGGGACTGCGGGACCATTTCCCCGGTCTGCAGATCGAAGAAGCGGTCAACGGCCGCAAGGCGCAGCAGTTCCTCGCGCGCCAGGCCGTGGACCTGATCCTCTGCGACTGGGAAATGCCCGAGCTGTCGGGTATCGAGCTGCTTACCTGGTGCCGCGAGCAGGACCACCTGAAGACCACGCCCTTCATCATGGTCACCAGCCGCGGCGACAAGGACAACGTGGTGCAGGCCATCCAGGCCGGCGTCTCCGACTTCATCGGCAAGCCGTTCTCCAACGACCAGCTGGTGAGCAAGGTGAAGAAGGCGCTGTCGCGAGCCGGCAAGCTGGAAGCCCTTGCGGCCCAGGCGCCGCAGCGCAGCCTGGTCGGCTCCATGCCCAATGACTCCCTGGCTGCTCTCACCGGTGGCAAGGCCGAGGTAGTACGCCCGGCGGCCGCGCCCGCTGCGCCGCGCCCGGCGGCACCGGCTGCCGCCGCTCCGGCCGCCCGCAGTGGCGCCAAGGGCCAGCAAGGCCAGCTGCGCCTGCCCTCGGCGAGCCTGCCCTGCGTGATCAAGGCGCTCAGCCTCAAGGAAGCGCTGCTGGTGGTGAAGCGCGGTACGCCGCTGCCCCAGGTGCTGGAAAGCGCCGTGCTGGACCTGGAAGAAGACAGCGACGTCGCCCGCCTCAACGGCTACCTGCATGCCGTGGCAGCGCTGGAGCCCAAGCCGGACAGCGAGTGGCTGCAACTGACCTTCCGCTTCGTCGACCGCGACCCGCAGAAGCTTGACTACCTGTCCCGCCTGATCGCCCGCGGCAGCTCGCAGAAGCACTACGTGCCCGGCGCCTGA
- the phoR gene encoding phosphate regulon sensor histidine kinase PhoR has protein sequence MTQNWSGVLIRHLLLVVAAGALLGLITGQYGWAIAVALAGYLGWSTWQLLRLHKWLKNHQPDEAPPDGYGLWGEVFDSIYHLQRRNQRARGRLQAVIDRMQESTAALRDGMILLDRDGNLEWWNQSAERLLGLKSPQDGGQPVTNLVRHPRFKEYFEGEDYREPLELSSPINDNLRLQFHITLYGAGEHLMLVRDVTRVHQLEQMRKDFVANVSHELRTPLTVIAGYLETLLDNVEDVNPRWTRALQQMQQQAGRMQNLLNDLLLLAKLEATDYPADNKPVAVDLMLLSIRNDAQALSGARSHRISLEADSKVKLKGSEAELRSAFSNLVFNAVKYTPEEGEIRIRWWADEQGAHLAVQDSGIGIDPKHLPRLTERFYRVDSSRNASTGGTGLGLAIVKHVLLRHRGTLDISSVPGKGSSFTCHFPPQQIESRA, from the coding sequence GTGACCCAGAACTGGAGTGGCGTGCTGATACGCCACCTGCTGCTAGTCGTAGCCGCCGGCGCGCTGCTCGGCCTGATCACCGGCCAGTACGGCTGGGCCATCGCCGTGGCGCTGGCGGGCTATCTCGGCTGGTCGACCTGGCAGCTGCTGCGCCTGCACAAGTGGCTGAAGAACCACCAGCCCGATGAAGCCCCGCCCGATGGCTACGGCCTGTGGGGCGAGGTGTTCGACAGCATCTACCACCTGCAGCGGCGCAACCAGCGCGCCCGCGGGCGTCTGCAGGCAGTGATCGACCGCATGCAGGAGTCCACCGCGGCGCTGCGCGACGGCATGATCCTGCTCGACCGCGACGGCAACCTCGAGTGGTGGAACCAGTCCGCCGAACGCCTGCTGGGCCTGAAGAGCCCTCAGGACGGCGGCCAGCCGGTGACCAACCTGGTGCGCCATCCGCGCTTCAAGGAGTACTTCGAGGGCGAGGACTACCGCGAGCCGCTGGAGCTCTCCTCGCCGATCAACGACAACCTGCGCCTGCAGTTCCACATCACCCTCTATGGTGCCGGCGAGCACCTGATGCTGGTGCGCGACGTGACCCGCGTCCATCAGCTGGAGCAGATGCGCAAGGACTTCGTCGCCAACGTCTCCCACGAACTGCGCACGCCATTGACGGTGATCGCCGGCTACCTGGAGACGCTGCTGGATAACGTCGAGGACGTGAACCCGCGCTGGACCCGCGCGCTGCAGCAGATGCAGCAGCAGGCCGGGCGCATGCAGAACCTGCTCAACGACCTGCTCCTGCTGGCCAAGCTGGAAGCCACCGATTACCCGGCTGACAACAAGCCGGTGGCGGTGGACCTGATGCTGCTGTCGATCCGCAACGACGCCCAGGCGCTGTCCGGCGCGCGCAGCCATCGCATCAGCCTGGAGGCGGATTCGAAGGTCAAGCTCAAGGGCAGCGAGGCCGAACTGCGCAGCGCCTTCTCCAACCTGGTGTTCAACGCCGTGAAGTACACCCCCGAGGAAGGCGAAATCCGCATTCGCTGGTGGGCCGACGAGCAAGGCGCGCACCTCGCCGTGCAGGACAGCGGTATCGGCATCGATCCCAAGCACCTGCCACGCCTGACCGAGCGCTTCTATCGCGTCGACTCCAGCCGCAATGCCAGCACCGGCGGCACCGGCCTGGGCCTGGCCATCGTCAAGCACGTGCTGCTGCGCCACCGCGGCACCCTGGACATCAGCAGCGTGCCGGGCAAGGGCAGCAGCTTCACCTGCCATTTCCCGCCGCAGCAGATCGAGAGCCGCGCATAA
- a CDS encoding hemolysin family protein gives MNQQNHGPFPSSNFLTYFADFGLILFALFLVVLNGFFVAAEFAMVKLRSTRVETIANQHGWRGTILRKVHNQLDAYLSACQLGITLASLGLGWVGEPAFAELLEPLLAAVGVHSEEVIRGVSFFTAFFIISYLHIVVGELAPKSWAIRKPELLSLWTAVPLYLFYWAMYPAIWLLNASANTILKIAGQGEPGPHHEHHYSRDELKLILHSSRAHDPSDQGMRVLASAVELGELEVVDWANSREDLVFLERSAPLDDILATIRRHKYSRYPVYDSEKGEFIGLLHIKDLLLALATLDSLPESFDLDELTHPLEMVTKHLPLARLLEQFRQGGSHFALVEEADHKVVGYLTMEDVLEVLVGDIQDEHRKAERGIVAYQPGKLLVRGDTPLFKLERLLGLDLDHVEADTLAGLVYDTLKRVPEEEEVLDTEGLRIIVKKMKGPKIVLAKVVKLD, from the coding sequence TTGAACCAACAGAACCATGGACCCTTCCCTAGTAGCAACTTCCTCACCTATTTCGCCGATTTCGGCCTGATCCTGTTCGCCCTGTTCCTCGTCGTGCTCAACGGTTTCTTCGTCGCCGCCGAGTTCGCCATGGTCAAGCTGCGCTCGACCCGCGTGGAGACCATCGCCAACCAGCACGGCTGGCGCGGCACCATCCTGCGCAAGGTGCACAACCAGCTCGACGCCTACCTCTCCGCCTGCCAGCTGGGCATCACCCTCGCCTCACTGGGCCTGGGCTGGGTCGGCGAGCCGGCCTTCGCCGAGCTGCTGGAGCCCTTGCTGGCCGCGGTCGGCGTGCACTCCGAGGAAGTCATCCGCGGCGTGTCGTTCTTCACTGCGTTCTTCATCATCTCCTACCTGCACATCGTGGTCGGCGAGCTGGCGCCCAAGTCCTGGGCAATCCGCAAGCCGGAGCTGCTGTCGCTGTGGACGGCGGTGCCGCTGTACCTGTTCTACTGGGCGATGTACCCGGCGATCTGGCTGCTCAACGCCAGCGCCAACACCATCCTGAAGATTGCCGGGCAAGGCGAGCCGGGCCCTCACCACGAGCACCACTACAGCCGTGACGAGCTCAAGCTGATCCTGCACTCCAGCCGCGCCCACGACCCCAGCGACCAGGGCATGCGCGTGCTGGCCTCGGCAGTGGAGCTGGGCGAGCTGGAAGTGGTGGACTGGGCCAACTCCCGCGAGGACCTGGTCTTCCTGGAGCGCAGCGCCCCGCTGGACGACATCCTCGCCACCATCCGCCGCCACAAGTACAGCCGCTACCCGGTGTACGACAGCGAGAAGGGCGAGTTCATCGGCCTGCTGCACATCAAGGACCTGCTGCTGGCCCTGGCCACGCTGGACAGCCTGCCGGAGTCCTTCGACCTCGACGAGCTGACCCACCCACTGGAAATGGTCACCAAGCACCTGCCGCTGGCCCGCCTGCTGGAGCAGTTCCGCCAGGGCGGCTCGCACTTCGCGCTGGTGGAGGAAGCCGACCACAAGGTCGTCGGCTACCTGACCATGGAAGACGTGCTGGAAGTGCTGGTCGGTGACATCCAGGACGAACACCGCAAGGCCGAGCGCGGCATCGTCGCCTACCAGCCCGGCAAGCTGCTGGTGCGCGGCGACACGCCACTGTTCAAGCTGGAACGCCTGCTGGGCCTGGACCTGGACCACGTCGAGGCGGACACCCTCGCCGGCCTGGTCTACGACACCCTCAAGCGCGTGCCGGAAGAAGAGGAAGTGCTGGATACCGAAGGCCTGCGCATCATCGTGAAGAAGATGAAAGGCCCGAAGATTGTCCTCGCCAAGGTGGTGAAGCTCGACTGA